A part of Bacillus rossius redtenbacheri isolate Brsri chromosome 1, Brsri_v3, whole genome shotgun sequence genomic DNA contains:
- the LOC134546242 gene encoding uncharacterized protein LOC134546242, translating to MAFDCDRFIIEIESRPAIWDSRCDEYANKCKKGKAWEEVCDMFVENFKAMDSVHKNKAAADLQRKWKNLRDCFRRELAKQRNCKSGSAADGRKQYIYFQQLTFLLPVCDTKPTTEESPDLHTQATPAAATSTAPTSLKRKKPSPETEELELLQSLRRNMEKRHAGREEEDSDRHFLLSLLPYFKRLPDDMKLEVQSDFLNTLRRYNQVSISGHRCPSQTSVYPHSSPSVITGPSFVSLPYPSSNTSTSGVRNQQFTPTISQSYNYGSHSTSETSQLMSQPQQPLQCHALSPMSPAASSSVSLQSDTSSICEDYFN from the exons ATGGCGTTCGATTGTGACCGTTTTATAATCGAAATAGAATCAAGGCCAGCTATTTGGGATTCCAGATGTGATGAGTATGCTAACAAATGCAAAAAGGGAAAGGCATGGGAAGAGGTGTGCGATATGTTCGTTGAGAACTTCAAAGCCATGGATAGCGTCCATAAAAATAAAGCAG ctgcagATCTGCAACGGAAATGGAAGAATCTACGTGACTGTTTCAGAAGAGAACTGGCTAAACAGAGGAATTGTAAATCAGGTTCTGCAGCAGATGGCaggaaacaatatatatatttccagcaGTTAACTTTCCTATTGCCAGTATGCGACACCAAACCTACAACAGAAGAATCTCCAGACTTGCACACGCAAGCCACACCCGCAGCAGCTACATCTACGGCACCTACTtctcttaaaagaaaaaaaccgtCACCAGAAACAGAAGAACTTGAGCTACTTCAGTCGCTTAGAAGAAATATGGAAAAACGACATGCAGGTAGAGAAGAAGAAGACAGTGACAGGCATTTCTTGTTGAGTCTTTTGCCGTACTTCAAACGTCTGCCAGACGATATGAAACTTGAAGTTCAAAGCGACTTTTTAAACACCTTAAGAAGGTACAATCAGGTGTCAATTTCTGGTCATCGATGTCCTTCTCAGACTTCTGTCTACCCTCATTCTTCTCCATCAGTGATCACAGGCCCATCATTTGTTTCGCTTCCATACCCTAGTAGTAATACAAGTACCTCTGGAGTACGCAACCAACAATTTACACCCACCATCAGTCAGTCTTACAACTACGGGTCTCATTCAACTTCAGAAACATCGCAGTTAATGAGTCAACCCCAGCAGCCGCTGCAATGCCACGCCTTATCACCAATGTCACCAGCAGCTTCCTCATCAGTATCTCTCCAGTCTGATACGTCAAGTATTTGTGAAGACTATTTTAACTGA